A genomic segment from Bubalus bubalis isolate 160015118507 breed Murrah chromosome 5, NDDB_SH_1, whole genome shotgun sequence encodes:
- the LOC102411252 gene encoding tripartite motif-containing protein 43 isoform X2, translated as MDSEIPEAFQKELTCLVCLNFLLDPVTIGCGHSFCRSCLCLFWEQAEVPASCPVCRQPSEQTNLKTNFLLKNLVSTVRKANLRQFLKCEEHLCGTHRQKKMIFCEANKSLLCLVCSQGQEHKTHRHCSAEEAAEESWEKLAKQMRSLWEKIQETERNLKKSSRGTDPWMELEDKLKWSETAQLHVPQPLLPELPARPMSGLMEWLNRFRVNFSLSNEVSSQHIRLFDDARRLTYEHDSLHASLDGGTLKYFASWGDQSFTSGKQYWEMLVDSSWDWAVGVCKDSWIRKDDGILDKSNRDNFLLVCVKQDDHYQLWTTAPTTPLYIERPLGRVGVFLDCDSGSISFVDVAKRTLLWRYNDGVCTFPVRPFFCTGHR; from the exons ATGGACTCAGAAATCCCAGAAGCCTTCCAGAAGGAGCTCACCTGCCTCGTCTGCCTGAATTTCCTTCTAGACCCAGTCACCATAGGCTGTGGGCACAGCTTCTGTAGGTcctgtctttgtcttttctgGGAACAAGCCGAAGTCCCTGCCAGTTGTCCAGTGTGCAGACAACCATCAGAACAGACAAACCTCAAAACCAATTTTCTTCTGAAGAATCTGGTGTCCACTGTCAGAAAAGCCAATCTCAGGCAATTCCTGAAGTGTGAGGAACACCTGTGTGGGACCCACAGGCAGAAAAAGATGATCTTCTGTGAAGCCAACAAGAGCTTGCTCTGTTTGGTCTGCTCTCAAGGTCAGGAGCACAAGACTCACAGACATTGTTCCGCTGAAGAGGCTGCTGAGGAATCCTGG GAAAAGTTGGCAAAGCAAATGAGATCTTTATGGGAAAAGAttcaagaaactgaaagaaatctCAAGAAAAGTAGCAGAGGAACTGACCCTTGGATG gAATTGGAAGACAAACTGAAATG GAGTGAGACAGCACAGCTGCACGTGCCTCAGCCTCTGCTCCCAGAACTCCCTGCGCGTCCCATGTCTGGGCTGATGGAGTGGCTCAACCGCTTCCGAG TCAACTTTTCACTCAGTAACGAAGTAAGCAGTCAGCACATCAGGTTGTTCGATGATGCAAGACGTCTGACGTATGAACATGACAGCCTCCATGCATCTTTGGATGGTGGAACATTGAAGTATTTTGCCTCATGGGGAGACCAGAGCTTCACCTCTGGCAAACAGTACTGGGAGATGCTTGTGGATAGCTCTTGGGACTGGGCAGTAGGTGTCTGTAAGGATTCCTGGATAAGGAAGGACGATGGCATACTGGACAAGTCCAACAGGGACAACTTTCTCCTTGTGTGTGTGAAGCAGGATGATCATTACCAACTCTGGACCACAGCCCCCACCACGCCTCTGTACATAGAGAGACCTCTGGGCAGGGTTGGGGTGTTCCTTGATTGTGACAGTGGAAGTATTAGTTTTGTGGATGTTGCCAAGCGCACCCTCCTTTGGAGGTACAATGATGGCGTGTGCACTTTCCCTGTCAGGCCCTTCTTCTGCACTGGCCACAGGTGA
- the LOC102411252 gene encoding tripartite motif-containing protein 43 isoform X1 translates to MDSEIPEAFQKELTCLVCLNFLLDPVTIGCGHSFCRSCLCLFWEQAEVPASCPVCRQPSEQTNLKTNFLLKNLVSTVRKANLRQFLKCEEHLCGTHRQKKMIFCEANKSLLCLVCSQGQEHKTHRHCSAEEAAEESWEKLAKQMRSLWEKIQETERNLKKSSRGTDPWMFYVYRHGDMIRRTYQMAPPFLPEEEDYYVESIVKEGQNIYNQLRRRQEEIIGKKRELQEIHKELIQMCSKSDVELLQELEDKLKWSETAQLHVPQPLLPELPARPMSGLMEWLNRFRVNFSLSNEVSSQHIRLFDDARRLTYEHDSLHASLDGGTLKYFASWGDQSFTSGKQYWEMLVDSSWDWAVGVCKDSWIRKDDGILDKSNRDNFLLVCVKQDDHYQLWTTAPTTPLYIERPLGRVGVFLDCDSGSISFVDVAKRTLLWRYNDGVCTFPVRPFFCTGHR, encoded by the exons ATGGACTCAGAAATCCCAGAAGCCTTCCAGAAGGAGCTCACCTGCCTCGTCTGCCTGAATTTCCTTCTAGACCCAGTCACCATAGGCTGTGGGCACAGCTTCTGTAGGTcctgtctttgtcttttctgGGAACAAGCCGAAGTCCCTGCCAGTTGTCCAGTGTGCAGACAACCATCAGAACAGACAAACCTCAAAACCAATTTTCTTCTGAAGAATCTGGTGTCCACTGTCAGAAAAGCCAATCTCAGGCAATTCCTGAAGTGTGAGGAACACCTGTGTGGGACCCACAGGCAGAAAAAGATGATCTTCTGTGAAGCCAACAAGAGCTTGCTCTGTTTGGTCTGCTCTCAAGGTCAGGAGCACAAGACTCACAGACATTGTTCCGCTGAAGAGGCTGCTGAGGAATCCTGG GAAAAGTTGGCAAAGCAAATGAGATCTTTATGGGAAAAGAttcaagaaactgaaagaaatctCAAGAAAAGTAGCAGAGGAACTGACCCTTGGATG TTTTATGTGTATCGACATGGAGACATGATTAGGAGAACTTATCAGATGGCACCCCCATttctcccagaggaagaagatTACTATGTAGAGAGTATTGTAAAAGAAGGCCAAAACATATACAATCAACTCAGAAGAAGGCAAGAGGAAATAATCGGAAAGAAGAGAGAGCTCCAAGAAATACACAAGGAGCTCATTCAAATGTGCTCTAAATCAGACGTGGAGCTGCTCCAG gAATTGGAAGACAAACTGAAATG GAGTGAGACAGCACAGCTGCACGTGCCTCAGCCTCTGCTCCCAGAACTCCCTGCGCGTCCCATGTCTGGGCTGATGGAGTGGCTCAACCGCTTCCGAG TCAACTTTTCACTCAGTAACGAAGTAAGCAGTCAGCACATCAGGTTGTTCGATGATGCAAGACGTCTGACGTATGAACATGACAGCCTCCATGCATCTTTGGATGGTGGAACATTGAAGTATTTTGCCTCATGGGGAGACCAGAGCTTCACCTCTGGCAAACAGTACTGGGAGATGCTTGTGGATAGCTCTTGGGACTGGGCAGTAGGTGTCTGTAAGGATTCCTGGATAAGGAAGGACGATGGCATACTGGACAAGTCCAACAGGGACAACTTTCTCCTTGTGTGTGTGAAGCAGGATGATCATTACCAACTCTGGACCACAGCCCCCACCACGCCTCTGTACATAGAGAGACCTCTGGGCAGGGTTGGGGTGTTCCTTGATTGTGACAGTGGAAGTATTAGTTTTGTGGATGTTGCCAAGCGCACCCTCCTTTGGAGGTACAATGATGGCGTGTGCACTTTCCCTGTCAGGCCCTTCTTCTGCACTGGCCACAGGTGA